One window of Streptomyces sp. NBC_00273 genomic DNA carries:
- a CDS encoding TetR/AcrR family transcriptional regulator, whose protein sequence is MARAGLTAERVTVAGAELADEVGLDRVTMSQVARRLGVKDASLYAHVRSLEDLRGRIALLAADEKTLRIARATAGRAGKDALVAFADAWREYAHEHPGRYAATQTPIRIDPELAARAPGPRRAVELTYGVLRGYDLTEPDLTDAVRLLRSTFHGFVALEAAGGFAHERSPQLSWIRALDALHTLLEHWPPTREGDPS, encoded by the coding sequence ATGGCACGGGCAGGTCTGACGGCGGAGCGGGTGACGGTCGCGGGCGCCGAGCTGGCGGACGAGGTCGGGCTCGACCGGGTGACCATGTCGCAGGTGGCGCGGCGGCTCGGGGTGAAGGACGCGAGCCTCTACGCGCACGTGCGCAGCCTGGAGGACCTGCGCGGACGGATCGCACTGCTGGCGGCGGACGAGAAGACCCTGCGCATCGCCCGGGCCACGGCCGGGCGGGCCGGCAAGGACGCGCTGGTCGCGTTCGCCGACGCCTGGCGGGAGTACGCCCACGAGCATCCGGGCCGCTACGCGGCGACCCAGACCCCGATCCGGATCGACCCCGAACTGGCCGCACGGGCGCCCGGACCGCGCCGCGCGGTCGAGCTCACTTACGGAGTGCTGCGCGGCTACGACCTGACGGAGCCCGACCTGACCGACGCGGTCCGGCTGTTGCGCAGCACGTTCCACGGGTTCGTCGCCCTGGAGGCTGCGGGCGGGTTCGCGCACGAGCGTTCACCGCAGCTCTCCTGGATCCGCGCCCTGGACGCCCTCCACACCCTCCTGGAGCACTGGCCCCCGACCCGAGAGGGAGACCCCTCATGA
- a CDS encoding NAD(P)/FAD-dependent oxidoreductase encodes MSRDRTVDVLVIGAGPAGLALAARLAGAGAGRVEVLEREQDAGGVPRHCHHGGFGGPVRPWLTGPAYARRAVRAATAAGATVRTGVSATGWAGPLTLETTSPAGLERIAARAVVLATGARERPRSARLVPGSRPAGVLTTGELQQSVHLYGQDIGRRAVVVGAEPVARHAVRTLRRAGAEVVAVITERSRGTAVPGVPLLTATTVAELRGRGRLSGVALRHEDGRCGLLACDTVVFTGDWIPDHELARRGGVALDPGTRGPCTDASFRTSVPGVFAVGNALHGVERAATAAGEGDAAADPVLARLAGAPWPDPGPPLVVRAPLLWVTPNRLTDVVGRPLLLRSAEPLTAPVLTAAQDGRLLWRRRVPARATSSRSLTLPPGWTDRVDRSGGPVVLAIG; translated from the coding sequence GTGAGCCGCGACCGCACGGTCGACGTCCTGGTCATCGGCGCCGGTCCCGCCGGGCTGGCCCTGGCCGCCCGCCTCGCGGGCGCGGGGGCGGGCCGCGTCGAGGTCCTGGAGCGCGAGCAGGACGCGGGCGGAGTTCCGCGCCACTGCCACCACGGCGGATTCGGGGGGCCCGTACGCCCCTGGCTCACCGGACCGGCGTACGCGCGCCGCGCCGTGCGGGCGGCGACGGCGGCCGGGGCGACGGTCCGTACCGGTGTCAGCGCCACCGGCTGGGCCGGCCCGCTGACCCTGGAGACCACGAGCCCGGCGGGCCTGGAGCGGATCGCGGCCCGGGCCGTCGTCCTCGCCACGGGCGCCCGCGAGCGCCCGCGCAGCGCCCGGCTGGTACCGGGCTCCCGGCCGGCGGGCGTGCTGACCACCGGGGAGCTACAGCAGTCGGTCCACCTGTACGGCCAGGACATCGGCCGGAGGGCCGTCGTAGTGGGCGCCGAGCCGGTGGCCCGCCACGCCGTACGCACCCTGCGCCGGGCGGGAGCGGAGGTGGTGGCCGTGATCACGGAGCGCTCCCGCGGCACCGCCGTGCCGGGAGTCCCGCTGCTCACGGCCACGACGGTGGCCGAACTGCGCGGCCGGGGCCGTCTGTCGGGCGTGGCCCTGCGCCACGAGGACGGCCGCTGCGGGCTCCTCGCGTGCGACACGGTGGTCTTCACCGGCGACTGGATCCCCGACCACGAGCTGGCGCGCCGCGGTGGCGTCGCCCTGGACCCCGGCACCCGCGGCCCTTGCACGGACGCGTCCTTCCGCACGTCGGTGCCGGGGGTCTTCGCGGTCGGCAACGCCCTCCACGGCGTCGAACGCGCCGCCACCGCGGCCGGGGAGGGCGACGCCGCCGCGGACCCGGTCCTGGCCCGACTGGCGGGCGCGCCGTGGCCGGACCCCGGCCCACCGCTGGTCGTCCGGGCCCCGCTGCTGTGGGTGACGCCGAACCGGCTCACGGACGTCGTGGGGCGGCCGCTGCTGCTGCGGTCGGCGGAACCGCTGACCGCCCCGGTGTTGACGGCGGCCCAGGACGGCCGGCTGCTGTGGCGCCGGCGGGTCCCGGCCCGGGCGACGTCGTCGCGGTCGCTGACGCTGCCGCCGGGTTGGACGGACCGGGTCGACCGGTCGGGCGGTCCGGTCGTGTTGGCCATCGGCTGA
- a CDS encoding FGGY family carbohydrate kinase — translation MTGPVLAVDQGTSGTKALVVCPVRGVIGSGSAAVRPRYLPGGRVEVTPGELLDSVVDAGRAALAAAGEPVVAVGLANQGETVLAWDPATGEPLTDAIVWQDRRAEGLCTELAPRAAFLRETTGLPLDPYFAAPKMAWIRRHLTRRGVVTTSDAWLVHRLTGAFVTDAATAGRTQLLDLDTTRWSDAALDAFGLAGERLPEVVDADTHVGTTTAFGPALPLTGLLVDQQAALLAQSVTEPGTAKCTYGTGAFLLAQTGPRPLRSTSGLVGCVAWRLAGRTSYCLDGQVYTAASAVRWLTDLGVISGAADIDTVGGRVPDAGGVTFVPALAGLAAPWWRGDLRGSVTGLGLDTTAGHLVRALCDGIAAQVAELADAVAADLGAPLAALRVDGGLTRSALLMQAQADLLGIPVEVSALPDVTALGVGAVARLGLDPSLTVAEAVPQWKPSAVYEPRADATEATERRTRFRAAVSALLGDAPA, via the coding sequence ATGACGGGCCCGGTGCTCGCTGTCGATCAAGGCACCTCGGGGACCAAGGCGCTGGTCGTCTGTCCGGTACGCGGAGTCATCGGATCCGGATCCGCCGCCGTACGGCCCCGCTACCTGCCGGGCGGCCGGGTCGAGGTCACCCCCGGCGAACTGCTGGACTCGGTCGTCGACGCAGGACGCGCCGCGCTGGCGGCGGCGGGCGAGCCGGTGGTGGCGGTGGGCCTCGCCAACCAGGGCGAGACCGTTCTCGCCTGGGACCCCGCGACCGGCGAACCACTGACCGACGCGATCGTCTGGCAGGACCGGCGCGCCGAAGGGCTCTGCACCGAACTGGCCCCCCGCGCCGCCTTCTTGCGGGAGACGACCGGCCTGCCGCTCGACCCGTACTTCGCCGCCCCCAAGATGGCCTGGATACGCCGCCACCTGACCCGGCGCGGAGTCGTGACGACCAGCGACGCATGGCTCGTGCACCGCCTCACCGGCGCGTTCGTCACCGACGCGGCGACCGCCGGCCGCACCCAGCTGCTCGACCTCGACACCACCCGCTGGTCGGACGCGGCACTCGACGCCTTCGGCCTCGCGGGCGAGCGGCTGCCGGAGGTCGTCGACGCGGACACCCACGTCGGCACCACCACCGCGTTCGGTCCCGCGCTGCCGCTGACGGGACTGCTCGTGGACCAGCAGGCCGCGCTGCTCGCCCAGAGCGTCACCGAACCCGGCACCGCCAAGTGCACCTACGGCACGGGCGCGTTCCTCCTGGCACAGACCGGCCCGCGCCCCCTGCGCAGCACCTCCGGACTGGTCGGCTGCGTGGCCTGGCGGCTCGCCGGCCGGACCAGCTACTGCCTGGACGGGCAGGTGTACACGGCCGCCTCCGCCGTGCGCTGGCTCACCGATCTCGGGGTGATCTCCGGCGCCGCCGACATCGACACCGTCGGCGGGCGCGTCCCGGACGCCGGCGGCGTCACCTTCGTCCCCGCGCTCGCCGGGCTCGCCGCCCCGTGGTGGCGGGGCGACCTGCGGGGCTCGGTCACCGGTCTGGGCCTCGACACCACCGCCGGGCACCTGGTACGCGCCCTGTGCGACGGCATCGCCGCCCAGGTGGCGGAGCTCGCGGACGCGGTCGCCGCCGACCTGGGCGCCCCGCTCGCCGCCCTGCGCGTCGACGGCGGGCTGACCCGGTCCGCGCTGCTCATGCAGGCCCAGGCCGACCTCCTCGGGATCCCCGTGGAGGTCTCGGCGCTGCCGGACGTCACCGCGCTCGGCGTCGGCGCCGTCGCCCGGCTCGGGCTCGACCCCTCGCTCACCGTCGCCGAGGCCGTCCCGCAGTGGAAGCCGTCCGCCGTCTACGAGCCGCGGGCCGACGCGACGGAGGCGACGGAGCGCCGCACGCGCTTCCGCGCGGCGGTCTCGGCCCTGCTCGGCGACGCACCGGCATGA
- a CDS encoding amino acid permease, with amino-acid sequence MGGFGNFAISFSVISVLSGCMTLYGFGMGSGGPSVMLWGWVGVGLFVLCVGLALAEVTSAYPTSGALYYMADRLGGRRWGWYTGWLNLLGLLGAIAGIDYGAALFTGAFLNLRFGFVPTPGSTFLIFLCILLLHAALNLFGVRLVSVLNSISVWWHLGGVAVIVGALAFIPDNHQSASFVFTEFVNDTGWANPFYVAAVGLLLAQYTFSGYDASAHLSEETSNASVSAAKGIVRAIWVSWIAGFALLAGLTFAIQDYAAVQNSATGVPPAQIFIDALGSGGATALLLVVIVAQLFCGNAEVAAASRMVFAFSRDNALPGSALWRKVSGRTQTPVPAVWLSVAVAAVLALPSLYSATAYGAVTAINVIGITPAYAIPIYLRLRAGNRFEPGPWNLGRWSKPIGWTAVLWVALVTVLFCLPQKSPVTIDSMNYAVIALAVVLVLASVWWYVARRSYGTPSAYGNAREQAEIAEDIV; translated from the coding sequence ATGGGCGGCTTCGGCAACTTCGCCATCAGCTTCTCCGTCATATCCGTCCTCTCCGGCTGCATGACGCTGTACGGATTCGGCATGGGCTCCGGCGGCCCGTCCGTGATGCTGTGGGGCTGGGTCGGCGTGGGCCTCTTCGTGCTCTGCGTGGGTCTCGCCCTGGCCGAGGTCACGAGCGCCTACCCCACCTCCGGTGCGCTCTACTACATGGCCGACCGGCTCGGCGGCCGCCGCTGGGGCTGGTACACGGGCTGGCTGAACCTGCTCGGCCTGCTCGGCGCCATCGCCGGCATCGACTACGGCGCGGCCCTGTTCACCGGTGCCTTCCTCAACCTCCGCTTCGGGTTCGTGCCCACTCCCGGCTCCACCTTCCTGATCTTCCTGTGCATCCTGCTGCTGCACGCCGCGCTCAACCTCTTCGGGGTCCGCCTCGTCAGCGTGCTCAACTCCATCAGCGTCTGGTGGCACCTGGGCGGCGTCGCCGTGATCGTCGGCGCCCTGGCCTTCATCCCCGACAACCACCAGTCGGCGTCGTTCGTCTTCACCGAATTCGTCAACGACACCGGCTGGGCCAACCCGTTCTACGTGGCGGCGGTCGGCCTGCTGCTCGCCCAGTACACCTTCTCCGGCTACGACGCCTCCGCGCACCTCTCGGAAGAGACCAGCAACGCCTCCGTCTCCGCCGCCAAGGGCATCGTCCGGGCCATCTGGGTCTCCTGGATCGCCGGCTTCGCCCTGCTCGCCGGCCTGACCTTCGCCATCCAGGACTACGCGGCCGTCCAGAACAGCGCCACCGGCGTTCCGCCCGCCCAGATCTTCATCGACGCGCTGGGCTCCGGCGGCGCCACCGCCCTGCTCCTCGTCGTCATCGTCGCGCAGCTCTTCTGCGGCAACGCCGAGGTCGCCGCCGCGAGCCGCATGGTCTTCGCGTTCAGCCGTGACAACGCGCTTCCCGGATCCGCCCTGTGGCGCAAGGTCAGCGGCCGGACCCAGACGCCGGTGCCCGCCGTATGGCTCTCCGTCGCCGTCGCGGCCGTACTGGCCCTCCCCTCCCTGTACTCCGCCACCGCCTACGGGGCCGTGACCGCCATCAACGTCATCGGCATCACCCCGGCCTACGCCATCCCGATCTACCTGCGCCTGCGCGCCGGCAACCGCTTCGAGCCCGGCCCCTGGAACCTGGGCCGCTGGAGCAAGCCGATCGGCTGGACCGCCGTCCTGTGGGTGGCGCTCGTCACCGTCCTCTTCTGCCTGCCGCAGAAGTCCCCCGTCACAATCGACTCGATGAACTACGCCGTGATCGCCCTCGCGGTGGTCCTGGTCCTGGCCAGCGTCTGGTGGTACGTCGCCCGCCGCTCGTACGGCACCCCGTCGGCCTACGGCAACGCCCGCGAGCAGGCGGAGATCGCCGAAGACATCGTCTGA
- a CDS encoding nucleoside deaminase, giving the protein MTVTAHTQEANVQDLERTWLDEAIRLATNSVANGGGPFGALVVKGGEIVALGNNRVTSTLDPTAHAEVSAMRAACKELDTFSLEGCVLVTSCEPCPMCLSSALWARVDRIVYAADRHDAAVAGFDDRKFYDLFEKQPASKWPLAIEQLDLPNRTAPFDAWVAKTDRIDY; this is encoded by the coding sequence GTGACCGTGACCGCGCACACCCAAGAAGCGAACGTCCAGGACCTCGAGCGCACCTGGCTGGACGAGGCGATCAGACTCGCCACGAACAGCGTGGCGAACGGCGGCGGGCCGTTCGGCGCCCTGGTCGTCAAGGGCGGCGAGATCGTCGCGCTCGGGAACAACCGGGTCACCTCCACCCTGGACCCGACCGCCCACGCCGAGGTGAGCGCGATGCGCGCCGCCTGCAAGGAGCTCGACACGTTCTCGCTCGAAGGCTGCGTGTTGGTGACCTCGTGCGAACCGTGTCCGATGTGTCTTTCCTCGGCGCTGTGGGCGCGGGTCGACCGGATCGTCTACGCCGCCGACCGGCACGACGCCGCGGTGGCCGGCTTCGACGACCGCAAGTTCTACGACCTGTTCGAAAAGCAGCCCGCATCGAAGTGGCCGCTGGCGATAGAGCAGCTGGACCTGCCCAACCGTACGGCGCCGTTCGACGCGTGGGTGGCCAAGACCGACCGCATCGACTACTGA
- a CDS encoding alpha/beta hydrolase, whose amino-acid sequence MNQDPPEPPAQDEPVPEHRRWPRLTLPGCWGALLLACLSFTPSLLPRGGVLQGLVCGISAAIGYGLGVVAAYVWRAFADRDARIPSRRSWLVLVVSAIVLFGVSFGLGQYWQHEIRLLMGVTDYNVLFTVACPFVAALVFLLLLLAGRGLRALYHRAADLLDRWIGGRAARVVGWLLVAGLAWAAFSGLLLNGFVNASNEAFSLRDTETPEGVHQPTSALRSGGPGSLVPWDSLGREGRAFADGGPSAQEIGAFTHRTAQEPVRAYAGLETSDDTETRAAKAVADLERAGGFTRENLLVMTTTGSGWVDPAAVDSFEYLGNGDAATVAIQYSYLPSWMSYLVDQSKARAAGRDLFDAVYDKWSKLPQDQRPRLFVAGESLGSFGGETAFSGEADLRNRTAGTVFAGPPNFNTLFREFSDHRDAGSPEIEPVYRDGRTVRFTDDPAAGTPPADRPWDGPRVVYLMHPSDPIVWWSPNLALTEPDWIGERPGSDVLEAMVWIPFVTFWQVTADLPFSTGVPDGHGHTYKAAYVDAWNDIMRPEGFTAQDLNQLKGIVSPQH is encoded by the coding sequence ATGAACCAGGACCCGCCGGAACCTCCCGCACAGGACGAGCCGGTACCCGAACACCGCCGGTGGCCCCGTCTGACACTGCCCGGCTGCTGGGGCGCGCTCCTGCTGGCCTGTCTGTCCTTCACCCCGTCACTGCTCCCCCGCGGGGGCGTACTCCAGGGCTTGGTCTGCGGCATCAGCGCAGCCATCGGCTACGGGCTGGGCGTGGTCGCGGCCTATGTGTGGCGCGCCTTCGCCGACCGGGACGCGCGGATCCCCTCGCGCCGGTCGTGGCTCGTCCTGGTCGTCAGCGCGATCGTGCTCTTCGGCGTCTCGTTCGGCCTCGGCCAGTACTGGCAGCACGAGATCCGGCTGCTCATGGGGGTCACCGACTACAACGTCCTGTTCACCGTCGCCTGCCCCTTCGTCGCGGCCCTCGTCTTCCTGCTCCTGCTCCTGGCCGGGCGGGGGCTCCGGGCGCTGTACCACCGGGCCGCCGACCTGCTGGACCGCTGGATCGGCGGCCGAGCGGCGCGGGTGGTCGGCTGGCTCCTGGTGGCGGGCCTGGCATGGGCCGCGTTCTCCGGGCTGCTGCTGAACGGCTTCGTGAACGCGTCCAACGAGGCCTTCTCACTGCGTGACACCGAGACCCCGGAAGGCGTCCACCAGCCCACGTCGGCGCTGCGTTCGGGCGGGCCCGGCTCGCTGGTGCCGTGGGACTCGCTGGGCCGGGAGGGCCGGGCGTTCGCCGACGGAGGACCATCGGCCCAGGAGATCGGCGCGTTCACCCACCGTACGGCGCAGGAGCCCGTCCGCGCCTACGCCGGACTGGAGACCTCCGACGACACGGAGACCCGGGCGGCCAAGGCGGTCGCGGACCTCGAACGGGCGGGCGGCTTCACGCGCGAGAACCTGCTCGTGATGACCACCACGGGCAGCGGCTGGGTCGATCCCGCCGCTGTGGACTCGTTCGAGTACCTGGGCAACGGCGACGCGGCCACCGTGGCGATCCAGTACTCGTACCTGCCGTCGTGGATGTCGTACCTGGTGGACCAGTCCAAGGCGCGCGCGGCCGGCCGCGACCTCTTCGACGCGGTCTACGACAAGTGGTCCAAGTTGCCTCAGGACCAGCGCCCGCGGCTGTTCGTGGCGGGTGAGAGCCTGGGGTCGTTCGGCGGTGAGACGGCCTTCAGCGGGGAGGCCGACCTGCGCAACCGCACCGCCGGCACCGTGTTCGCCGGTCCGCCCAACTTCAACACGCTGTTCCGCGAGTTCAGCGACCACCGCGACGCGGGCAGCCCCGAGATCGAGCCCGTCTACCGGGACGGACGGACCGTCCGCTTCACCGACGACCCGGCCGCCGGGACGCCTCCGGCGGACCGGCCGTGGGACGGCCCGCGGGTGGTCTACCTGATGCACCCGTCCGATCCGATCGTCTGGTGGAGCCCGAACCTGGCGCTCACCGAGCCCGACTGGATCGGGGAGCGGCCCGGCTCGGACGTGCTCGAAGCCATGGTCTGGATTCCGTTCGTGACCTTCTGGCAGGTCACCGCCGACCTGCCGTTCTCGACCGGAGTACCGGACGGCCACGGCCACACGTACAAGGCCGCGTACGTCGACGCCTGGAACGACATCATGCGGCCGGAGGGTTTCACCGCGCAGGACCTGAACCAGCTGAAGGGCATCGTCTCGCCGCAGCACTGA
- a CDS encoding CPBP family intramembrane glutamic endopeptidase produces the protein MPRSTADDAGRRHDRRPRRIGTWPAVGVTVAVIGAANLALHRWTGAWALVTAVVVSGLLLGVLRWAGGTLADAGLARGTLARGARWALVLIGLVGVVYLAGALLPATRELFEDRRYEAMDGGEVLLRVFVLVPVGTVLVEEIAFRGVLYGLVYRVRGAVWATAVSSLLFGLWHVLPSLHLATAKPAVGSVVGQSAFGAVLGAVLFTAAAGVLFCELRRRSGSLLAPMGLHWAVNAFGYFVGYLLR, from the coding sequence ATGCCCCGCAGCACCGCCGATGACGCCGGGCGGCGACACGATCGACGTCCGCGACGCATCGGTACCTGGCCGGCCGTGGGGGTCACGGTGGCCGTCATCGGCGCCGCCAACCTGGCCCTGCACCGCTGGACCGGTGCGTGGGCCCTGGTGACGGCCGTCGTGGTCAGCGGCCTGCTGCTCGGTGTGCTCCGGTGGGCCGGCGGTACCCTCGCGGACGCGGGGCTGGCCCGGGGCACGCTGGCCCGCGGTGCCCGTTGGGCGCTGGTCCTGATCGGCCTGGTCGGCGTCGTCTACCTGGCCGGGGCCCTGCTGCCGGCCACCAGGGAGCTGTTCGAGGACCGGCGGTACGAGGCGATGGACGGCGGCGAGGTGCTGCTCCGCGTGTTCGTGCTGGTCCCCGTCGGCACGGTCCTGGTGGAGGAGATCGCCTTCCGCGGCGTGCTCTACGGCCTCGTGTACCGCGTCCGCGGGGCGGTCTGGGCGACCGCCGTGTCGAGCCTGCTGTTCGGGCTGTGGCACGTGCTGCCGTCGCTGCACCTGGCGACGGCGAAACCGGCCGTGGGTTCGGTCGTCGGCCAGTCGGCGTTCGGGGCGGTGCTGGGCGCCGTGCTGTTCACGGCGGCGGCCGGCGTCCTGTTCTGCGAACTGCGCCGCCGCAGCGGCAGCCTGCTGGCTCCCATGGGCCTGCACTGGGCGGTCAACGCGTTCGGCTACTTCGTCGGGTACCTGCTGCGCTGA
- a CDS encoding Dyp-type peroxidase has protein sequence MSVLQDGIYHGPGRRAPGHLALVFLRADPEADAAAVDGALREVTTMLRGLADGIVAELPGHPVPSAGLEFLLGFGPKAFDIVGAKLPCPAALGPRLRFRSPRPTGGGPLLVGGGLSYAADVTRNDATEEFCLQLTADTQLAASRAVVELWKLLRGARTGDSRTAPLEIAGIHTGFQRDDRRSWIGFHDGVSNLDSADRERVISIGAADAGPDPWTIGGTCLVFARLAVDLDQWHLLPRVQQELLVGRDKLTGAPLTGRDGEGLPVPAAGCPVAGTTEVTQPGNEDFLEPRPTADPVLLTSHVRRSNLTGTADPDQSGSLRVFRQGYEFFEPVAAAPGFRAGLNFVGFQDSPERVLRILTQRGWLGGVNFGGQPGPDGPAGRLLTVRAAGTYLVPPVRDGAPYPGAEVFG, from the coding sequence ATGAGCGTCCTCCAGGACGGGATCTACCACGGGCCCGGCCGGCGCGCACCCGGCCATCTCGCGCTCGTCTTCCTGCGGGCCGACCCGGAGGCCGACGCCGCGGCCGTCGACGGCGCGCTGCGCGAGGTGACCACGATGCTGCGCGGCCTCGCCGACGGCATCGTGGCGGAACTGCCGGGCCACCCGGTGCCGAGTGCCGGCCTGGAGTTCCTGCTCGGCTTCGGCCCGAAGGCGTTCGACATCGTGGGCGCGAAACTCCCCTGTCCGGCCGCACTCGGCCCGCGGCTGCGGTTCCGTTCGCCCCGCCCCACCGGAGGCGGGCCGCTGCTGGTCGGCGGGGGCCTGTCTTACGCGGCGGACGTCACCCGCAACGACGCCACGGAGGAGTTCTGCCTCCAGCTCACCGCGGACACCCAGCTCGCGGCCTCGCGCGCCGTGGTGGAGCTGTGGAAGCTGCTGCGCGGCGCGCGCACCGGCGATTCGCGGACGGCCCCGCTGGAGATCGCGGGCATCCACACCGGATTCCAGCGCGACGACAGGCGCAGCTGGATCGGCTTCCACGACGGCGTGTCCAACCTGGACAGCGCCGACCGGGAAAGGGTCATCAGCATCGGAGCGGCCGACGCGGGCCCGGACCCGTGGACGATCGGCGGTACCTGCCTGGTCTTCGCCCGCCTCGCCGTCGACCTCGACCAGTGGCACCTCCTGCCGCGCGTGCAGCAGGAGCTCCTCGTCGGCCGGGACAAGCTCACCGGAGCCCCCCTCACCGGCCGTGACGGCGAAGGGCTGCCCGTACCGGCCGCGGGCTGTCCGGTGGCGGGGACCACCGAGGTGACGCAACCGGGCAACGAGGACTTCCTGGAGCCACGGCCCACCGCCGATCCGGTGCTGCTCACCAGCCATGTGCGGCGGTCCAATCTGACCGGCACCGCCGACCCCGACCAGAGCGGCTCGCTGCGGGTGTTCCGGCAGGGGTACGAGTTCTTCGAGCCGGTCGCGGCCGCCCCCGGCTTCCGGGCCGGGCTGAACTTCGTCGGCTTCCAGGACAGCCCCGAACGGGTGCTGCGCATCCTCACCCAGCGCGGCTGGCTGGGTGGCGTCAACTTCGGCGGGCAGCCCGGTCCGGACGGACCGGCCGGACGGCTGCTGACGGTACGGGCGGCAGGCACGTATCTGGTTCCGCCCGTTCGGGACGGGGCCCCCTACCCGGGGGCCGAGGTGTTCGGCTGA
- a CDS encoding FAD-dependent oxidoreductase produces MTVTATTAVTTGGALPGGEYDVTVVGAGVVGAAIARELARFPLRIALVDASDDVGDGTSKANTAILHTGFDAVPGSLESRLVREGHRLLAAYAAESGIPVEPLGALLVAWDDEQLAALPGLAEKAVRNGYRAARIIAADEVRAREPELGPGVLGALDVPGESIICPWTTTLAYATQAVRAGVDLHLNCRVQKVTSGETHALATSRGPLRTRYLVNAAGLYADEIDRLLGHADFAVTPRRGQLIVFDELARGLVRHVLLPVPSALGKGVLVSPTVYGNVMLGPTAEDLDDKTDTGSTAEGIALLREKGRRILPALLEEEVTAVYAGLRAATGDDDYAIRAHPAQRYVTVGGIRSTGLTASMAIAAHVVELLADGGLPVAGARELEPVRMPNLGEAFLRPYRDAELIARDPEYGRIVCHCERVTRGEIRDALASAVPPGSPDGLRRRTRARGGRCQGFHCGAAVRALFEEARR; encoded by the coding sequence ATGACCGTCACCGCCACCACCGCCGTCACCACCGGCGGCGCCCTGCCCGGTGGGGAGTACGACGTGACGGTCGTCGGCGCCGGCGTGGTGGGCGCGGCGATCGCCCGCGAACTGGCCCGGTTCCCGCTACGGATCGCGCTGGTCGACGCGTCCGACGACGTCGGTGACGGCACCTCGAAGGCCAACACCGCCATCCTGCACACCGGATTCGACGCGGTGCCCGGCTCCCTGGAGTCCCGGCTCGTCCGGGAGGGCCATCGACTGCTCGCCGCGTACGCCGCCGAGAGCGGCATCCCGGTGGAGCCGCTCGGGGCGCTCCTCGTCGCCTGGGACGACGAGCAGCTGGCCGCACTGCCGGGGCTCGCGGAGAAGGCCGTGCGCAACGGCTACCGCGCGGCCCGGATCATCGCGGCCGACGAGGTCCGGGCCCGTGAGCCGGAGCTCGGACCCGGGGTGCTGGGAGCCCTCGACGTGCCGGGGGAGTCCATCATCTGCCCCTGGACGACCACGCTCGCGTACGCCACGCAGGCCGTGCGCGCAGGCGTCGACCTCCACCTCAACTGCCGCGTGCAGAAGGTCACGTCGGGCGAAACGCACGCCTTGGCCACGAGCCGGGGTCCGCTGCGCACCCGGTACCTGGTCAACGCGGCCGGTCTGTACGCCGACGAGATCGATCGGCTCCTCGGTCACGCGGACTTCGCCGTGACGCCCCGGCGCGGCCAGCTGATCGTCTTCGACGAGCTCGCCCGAGGCCTGGTACGGCACGTCCTGCTGCCCGTACCGAGCGCCCTCGGCAAGGGGGTGCTGGTGTCGCCGACGGTGTACGGGAACGTCATGCTCGGGCCGACCGCCGAAGACCTGGACGACAAGACGGACACCGGATCGACCGCCGAGGGGATCGCGCTGCTGCGCGAGAAGGGCCGCCGGATCCTGCCGGCCCTCCTGGAGGAGGAGGTCACCGCCGTGTACGCAGGCCTACGGGCCGCCACCGGCGACGACGACTACGCGATCCGGGCCCACCCCGCGCAGCGGTACGTCACCGTGGGCGGGATCCGCTCGACGGGACTGACGGCCTCGATGGCGATCGCCGCCCACGTCGTGGAACTGCTCGCCGACGGCGGCCTGCCGGTGGCGGGGGCCCGGGAGCTGGAACCGGTGCGGATGCCGAACCTGGGCGAGGCGTTCCTGCGGCCCTACCGCGACGCCGAGTTGATCGCACGGGACCCGGAGTACGGCCGGATCGTCTGCCACTGCGAGCGCGTGACGCGCGGGGAGATCCGCGACGCGCTGGCCTCGGCCGTCCCGCCCGGCTCGCCGGACGGTCTGCGGCGGCGCACGCGCGCACGGGGCGGCCGCTGCCAGGGCTTCCACTGCGGGGCCGCCGTCCGCGCGCTGTTCGAGGAGGCCCGCAGGTGA